The nucleotide window TAGTCTCTTTTTGCCACCTACATTTTTCTTGACAGTTCTTTGTAACCTTTTAGCTCTAGTAGGATAGATACTCTTAAAAGCTAAATCTTCTAGCTCTCGGTAAACATTATTCATGCCAATTCTGTGTGCGATAGGTGCATAGATTTCTAAAGTTTCTTTAGCTATCCTTAATTGTTTCTCTTTATTGAGATATTCGATAGTTCTCATGTTATGAAGTCTATCTGCTAGTTTTACAACAATAACTCTGATATCGCTAGCCATAGCTAGAATCATTTTTTGAAGATTTTCAGCTTGAGCTTCTTGTCTTGATGAAGTTTGCAGTTTGTCTAATTTGCTAACACCATCTACAAGAGTTGCTACATTTTTATTAAATTCTTTTTCTATAACATTTTTTGGAGTGCCAGAGTCTTCCATGACATCATGAAGCATTGCAGCTGAAATACTGTCTTGATCCATTTGGAAGGAGCTAAGAATATTTGCTACTGCGATAGGATGAGAGACATAAGGATCTCCGCTACTTCTATATTGCCCAGTATGAGCTTGAGAGGCAAAATTATAGGCTTTCTTTACTAATTCTATTTCTTTAGCCTTTAAATAAGAGCCTAATTTCTCAGTTAAAGCGTCTATTGATTCCATACTAAAATATATTATAGGACAAAACACCCATTTTCCGGGTGCATAAGTAAGAAATCAAAAAAAGAATTACTTAATGTCTATAGAAGGCTTTTCAGAAAGTTGTTGAGTGAATTCTTCTTCAAGGTCTGCAATATCAACTTTAAGCTCATTGATATTTTGAGGAGATACTAATCCAGCTTCTATTTCTCTTAAAGCTGTGACCGTAGCTTTATCACCATCTGTTTCAAGAGTTGATCTTCTTCTCCCAGAGGTAAGTTGTCTTGCTCTTTTAGCCGCAAGCAGGATTAATTCGTATCTAGTATTTACTTTATCTAGGCAATCTTCAACTGTTATTCTAGCCATGCTCTTTTATATAAATTGATTAGGGATGCGTACTGTACTCTAAAACTTAACTATCTTCCATAAGAAGTTTAAGAGTCTTTTTAGCACTAAGCATTCTTTCTTTTTTTTGTATATTTTTCAGGGAGATTATGTCTATTAGGTCTTCTAATGATTCCTTAAAATTATCATTTACAATTATGTGATCAAAATTATGTGAATAATTGATCTCTTTTTTTGCTTCAGATAACCTTTTTTCTATAGATTCATTAGAATCTAAATCTCTGTCCTTTAGTCTTTTTTTTAAGGCATAAAATGATGGAGGCAGTATAAAAACTAAGACAGCATTTTTATAAATATTCTTAACTTGAAGGGCGCCCTGATAATCCAACTCAAGAATTAAGTCTTTACCTAGATTCATCTGAGAATCAACCCATTCTTTGCTTGTGCCATAGAGGTTTTCATACACCTCTGCATGTTCTAGAAATAATGCTTTTTCAAGCATGGTTGTAAATTTCTTCTTTTCTATAAAGAAATAGTCTTTGCCTTCTCTCTCATTTAGTCTTTTTTTTCTAGTAGTAAATGAGATACCTAGCTTTAGATTGTTTATTTCCTGAGCTAAAAGGGCTTTAATCAGGCTAGTTTTTCCCGTCCCTGAGGGTGCTGCTATAACAAATAATTTAGACATGTGTAGAAATTAAAATCATATTTTACGACAATGTTGCATGTAATTGTTAAAGTAGGTTCTAAATATTTAAATAAAGTTTATAAATCTTTTGTCTGAATTTTCTAATAGTAATAAATTCTTTTCTCTTTCTCTAGAGTTAGGAGCCTTAATTTTTGGAGATTTTAAGCTCAAATCAGGTTTAAATAGTCCTTATTTCTTTAATATGTCAGCTTTATTTGGCGGTGGAGCCATATATGAACTGGCTGATTTATATTCGAACCTGATTCTTGAAAAGGAAATAGATTTTGATATTATTTTTGGACCTGCATATAAGGGAATTCCTTTAGCTTCGGCTATAAGTTCTATTTTATATAACAAAACAAAAAAACGAATTCCAATATGTTTTGATAGAAAAGAGCTAAAAGATCATGGTGAAGGGGGTAATTTTATTGGTGCAGAGCTCGATGGAAGAGTTCTGATAGTTGATGATGTTTTGACAGTAGGAACTGCACTTAGGAGCAGTGTTAAAAAGACTTTAGATTCAGGAGGAATGATAGAAGCTGCAATTATAGGCTTGGATAGAGAAGAGATAATCACAGACTTGCCAGTAAAGAAAACGCTTATAAGAGACTTGGGCTTTCCTATTTATTCGATAGCAAAAGTTTCAGATCTTTTAAGATTCTTAGAGGAAGATAAACAATATTCCGAACAAGCTGCTTTGCTAAAATCAAGCCTTAAAATTTAGTTATGTTTTCAGGAATAATTCAAGAAATAGGAAAGGTAAAAGAATTTGCAGAAGAAATATCTGGGTTTAAACTAGGTTTAGAAGTTAAATCTCAATTTCTTTCAAGATTAACAAAAGGAGATAGTATTTCAGTTAATGGTACTTGTCTTACAGTCGTTAACTTAAGTTACCGGACTGTATATTTTGATGTAATTCATGAAACACTAAGAGCAACAAATTTAAAAGACCTAGAAATGGGCTCTTTAGTTAATTTAGAAAGATCCTTAAAATACGGAGGTGAAATAGGAGGGCATTTGCTCTCAGGTCATATATATGGAGTCTCTTTTGCTTCAATACTAAATTCAGGGAATGAAATAGAATTAGTCATAGAAAAGCCTGCAGAACTATCAAAATATATATTCAATAAGGGATATATAGCTATTAATGGAGCAAGTCTAACAATAGCAAAGAATGGAAAAGATTCTTTATCTATTTTTTTAATTCCAGAAACAATAAATTCTACGAATTTAGGTAAGAATAAAGAACCTTTTTTAGTTAATATAGAGGTTGATTCTCAGACTGTAGCTATTGTTGATACAACAGAGAGGATAAACAGGGAAAAAAGAATAGTTGAATAGAGATAATAATTTATGAAAAAGTACTTTCTTCTAATAATATTTTTTGCGTTACTTAGTTGCTCAGAAGATCATGACTCAAGACAAGGAGATTTTGAAGTATTTAAAAGTACTTATGTTCCTGAAAAGAATGTTGATTTTATTATAAAGGGAGCTCGAATCCTAACAGGCACTGGTAAGGAAATTTTAGATGGTTTTATTTGGGTCTCAGAAAATAAAATAAAAGATATCGGAGAGACCAATGATATGCCAGAAGGTATTAGAGTAATATCAGGCGAAGGTAAATGGGTAACACCGGGGATAATAGATATCCATTCACATATGGGGGTATATCCTTCTCCTTCCTTGAAAGGTAACTCAGATGGAAATGAGGCAACGAATCCAGTGACTTCTCATGTTTGGGCTGAACATTCTGTATGGACTCAGGATCCTCAAATGCCTTTAGCACTCAAAGGAGGCATCACTACTTTTCATGTTTTGCCAGGTTCTGCTAATTTATTCGGCGGGAGAGGAGTTACTCTAAAAAATGTTTGGTCTACAACTGTTCAAGGGATGAAATTTCCTGGAGCGCCATATACTTTAAAGATGGCCTGTGGAGAAAACCCAAAAAGAGTTTACGGAAGGAGAAAAGGTACTGAGCCTTCAACTAGGATGGGAAATGTTGCAGGTTACAGGAATGCTTGGATAGATGCTGTTAATTACTCGGATAAAACCAATTTAAAAAGAGATTTAAAATTAGATACTTTAGCAGGCGTTTTAAATGGAGAGATTTTAGTTCAGAATCATTGCTATAGAGCTGAAGAGATGGCTATTATGTTAGACATATCTAAGGAATTTGGCTATAAAGTTACAGCTTTCCATCATGCAATAGAAGCTTATAAGGTAGCAAATTTATTGTCAGAAAATGATGTTTGTGCAGCAATGTGGGCAGACTGGTGGGGTTTTAAAAATGAAGCTTTTGATATGGTTTGGGAGAATGTTGCAATAGTAGATCAGGCAAATGAAGGAAAAGGTTGCGCTATTGTTCATTCAGATTCTGCAATAGGAATTCAAAGATTAAATCAAGAAGCTGCAAAGGCAATGGCAGCAGGTAGAAGAGCTGGACTAGATATACCTAGATCAAGAGCTATTCAGTGGATTACTAGGAATCCAGCCAAGGCTTTAGGTATTCTTGATAGAGTCGGTACTATTGAAAAAGGCAAGATGGCAGATTTAGTTCTTTGGGATAGTGATCCTTTTAGCGTCTATAGTAAAACAGAGAGGGTATTTATCGATGGAATTCAAAGATATTTTATATCAGATTCTTTAACTCCAAAGTCAACAGACTTTGAGTTAGGAATAATTCAACCTGACAAAAATAGATTATGATATTGAAGATATTTATCAATATTCTGCTTTATTTAATTATTAGCTGTTCTTTACAAGCTTCAGAATTTCTTATAAAAAATGCAAAGATTCATACTACTTCTCTAGGTTTTATTGAAGGAGCTGATTTACATATTAAAGAAGGAAAAATTATTAATATTTCTAAAAATATAATAGTATCTGGAATTGATAAAATAGATGCGGAAGGTAACTTTTTAACCCCAGGTTTTCTAGCTCCACTAACGCAAATAGGACTTGTAGAAATTGAGTTAGAACCAAACACTAGAGATGATAGCTCTAAGTATTATTCTTCAGGCCTAGGTATTTCTAAGGCCTATAATCCATCTTCCTCTTTAATACCCTACAACCTTAGAGGCGGAATAACCACTTCTTTATCGTCACCAAGTTTTGGAAAGAATTTGTTTTCAGGCTTAATATCAGCTTTTTCTCTAACAAGCTCTTTAGAGAAAAGTTTAATAAAAAGAGATATAGGATTAATAGCTAGGATTGGTGGCGGAGAAGATTCTAGAGCTGCTAATATTTTAATGTTAGAAGATTCTTTTCTTCAGGCAAAGAAATACATACTTTCTGGTAAATTAGAAGAACATTTTAAACCAGATAAAATATCTTTTTCAACTAGAGATATTAAATCTATATCTAGAGTTCTCTCTAGAGAAATACCTTTGATTGTCCATGCAAATAGAGCCTCAGATATATTAGCTTTGATTGATTTATCAAAAGAATTTGAAATTAATTTAATAATAGCTGGAGCAAAAGAAGGATGGAGAGTAGCTGAGAGTTTAATGAAAGCAAAAGTACCTGTAATCATCCAACCAATAGATAACTTGCCAAGTTCTTTTGATGAGATAGCAGCTTCTTTAGATAATGCAGCAAAACTGCACGAAGCGGGTGTTAAGATTCTTATCTCTTCTCATGAAACACATAATGCTTATTTAAGTAGACAGGGAGCAGGGATAGCAGTTTCATATGGGTTACCTTGGCATGTGGCGATAGATGCGCTATCTAAAAATATTGCTGAATCTTTCTCATTAAATTCTATAGGTTCAATAGAAATTGGTAAAACAGCTGACTTTATAATATGGAGTGAAGATCCTCTAGAGGTGACTGCGTTTGCTGAACGTATTTTTATTTCAGGAAATGAGATGCCTGTTATGACTCGTTCATTAAGGCTAAGAGATAGGTATTTAAAGGAATAAGATACTTAACTCAAAGATTCTTTAACTAAATTACTTACTTTTGACATGTCAGCTTTGCCATGTAAATTCTCTTTTAAGATGCCCATAACTTTTCCCATATCCTTTAGAGATTTAGATGAAGTAGATTCAATTGTATCAAGGATCTCTAATTTTAATTCATCATCATTAAGTTGCTTAGGCATATATTCCTTTAAAGTTTCTATTTCTTCTAATTCTTTGTTAGAGAGTTCTTCTCTGCCAGCATTAGAAAATTGAACCGCGGATTCTTTTCTTTGTTTTATCATTCTTTGTATTACACTTAAAGACTGGTCAATCGATAGTTCTGACTTCTGCTCTATCTTTAATAGGTTCATTTCAGACTTAAGCATTCTCAATGTGGATAGTCTATTTTTTTGGCCATTTTTCATGGCTATTTTTATATTTTCTTCTATCTGAAGAATTATGGAGTTATTTTCCACTAAATATGACTGAAAGATTAGTACCTTGGCGGTCTATTCAATCTATTTTTTCTTTGAACTTTTTGTTCTCTTTTAACGGCTGCAGCAGCTTTTCTTTTTCTAACAGATGTGGGTTTTTCATAGAATTCACGTTTTTTTATTTCCGTGACTATTCCTGCTTTTTCAACAGCCCTTTTAAATTTTCTTAAACCTATGTCGAAGGCTTCCTTATCTCTTATTTTAATTGATGGCATATAATCTGTATCTTTACAAAGACGGGCAATTCTATAGAGGGATTAGTTTCTTTGCAAAGAATTTCTTTATAGATTCTTTTTTAAATTTGTTATTAACTTATGATTAATTATGAAAATTTTAGGAATTGAGACATCATGTGATGAGACAGGAGTGGCTATATATGATAGCTCCGTAAATTCTATAATAGCTGAAGAGATCTATAGCCAAACTAAATTGCATGCTAAATTTGGTGGAGTTGTCCCTGAATTAGCTTCTAGGGATCACGTATTAAAGTTGCTACCTTTAATTAAAGCTACATTGAGTTCCTCTGAAGTTAACTATAATTCTATTAACGGTATAGCTTATACATCGGGCCCAGGACTTAAAGGGCCCCTTATAGTCGGTGCGTCAATAGCTAAAGCTTTATCATTAGGATGGGGAATCCCTTCGATAGGTATTCACCATATGGAAGCTCACCTTTTAATAAATCTTTTAGAAGAAAATCCACCATCTTTTCCATTTATCACACTATTAATCTCAGGAGGCCACTGTCTCCTTATAAGATCTGATGAAGTAGGGCATTATAAAATCATAGGGCAAACGTTAGATGATGCTGTTGGAGAAGCTTTTGATAAAGTAGCAAGGTTATTAAATTTACCTTACCCCGGGGGTCCAAATATAGAAAAATTAGCCAGGCTTGGAAAGCCAAACTTTATTAAACTGCCAAGACCGATGACTTCAAAACGCTCTTTAGATTTCAGTTTTAGCGGATTAAAAACAGCAGTTTTATACAATTTAAGAAATAAAAAAAATATAAGTGAATCATATAGAGCAAATATATCAGCTTCTTTTCAAGAAGCTGTTGCTGATACTTTGTTGATTAAATGCAAATGGGCTTTGGAGGATGAAAATTTAAAACAACTTGTGATTGGTGGAGGGGTAGCATCAAATATTTATATTAGACGAAGGTTGGTAAATGGATTACAAGGGCATGATATTTTTTTTCCTCAATCAGATAGGTGCACAGATAATGGTGCTATGGTTGCCTATGCAGGATATCATAAGTTGTTAGAAGGTATTATAGAGCCAAATAAATTGATAGTGAATCCTAGATGGAGTTTAGAAGAAATATAATTTATGGATATTATAAGAATAGAAGAATTAGAGATTGAAGCAGTCATTGGTATTTTTGATTGGGAGAGGGAGGTTCGTCAATTAATAAGTATTGATATGGAAATGCACTATGATTGCAGTAAGCCAGGTTCTTCGGATGATATATCTGATGCTTTAGATTATAAGGCAGTCTCCAAAATGATAATTAGTTTAACTAAAGAAACTAAAAGTAAACTCATTGAGCATTTAGCAGAAAAAATTTCTTCAAGAATATTAGAAGAGTTTCCTGTAAGTAGTTTAAAGTTAACTTTAAAGAAACCGGGAGCTTTGAGAGGTTCTAAGGCTGTAGGCCTAACAATATATAGATCAAAATAATGACTTTAGTAATCATAAGCATTGGAAGTAATATAGATCCTGAACTCAATATATTTAAAGCTAAAGATTTACTCCTTAAAGCATTTAATTCATGTAAATTTTCTTCTATATATAAATCTCCAGCCGAAGGCTTCGAAGGGCCTGAATTCCATAATCTTGCCTTAAGCATAGTCACTGAACTTAATCCAGGTCAATTGAATATTCTTTTAAAAGTTTTAGAAAAGAAATTAGGCAGAGATGAAACCCAAAGAAAATTTGTTAATAGAGTTATTGATTTAGATTTAATTATGTATGACGATTTAATTTATTCAGAAAACGGCTTAGAGCTTCCTAGTTCAGATATACTGGAGTATCTTTTTGTCCTTAAGCCCGTGCATGAAATAGCAGGAGATTTGAGGCATCCCATTTCAAAAAAAACCTTTACTCAGATTTTAGAAGAATTTTAGAATATTTCACCCAAAGATTTAGCTTTAGATAAAAGTGACCGCTCTTCTTTTGCTAAATATTTGCCTGCAAAAGATAATGCAATTATGGTTATCACTAAGATTACTAGAGATGAAGCAAGTGCAAATTTTAGAGACTCACCATCATTCATTCCCTGATCTTGTAAAGTATTACTTATAAAACCAACCGAATAAGGGCCTAAAGCTAGACCAATCATTGATACAATTAGTAGATAAAATGCCCCTGCAAGAGCTCTCATTCTCGGCAATACTAAATCAGATACAGTTGCTGGCCCAATGCCCACCCATAATGGCGTGACTATATGAAATAGGAAGTTGCATATGTAGGAAACATATAAATTTTCGGCATATAAAAGACCCAAACATAATGGAATTGTAAGAATTACAACTATATAACCTATATATAAACGTCCATTTGGGTAATTTCTCTTAAGTAAGTCTCCTAAGATACCTCCAGATATTGTACCAATTATGCCTCCTATTGCCGCTGTAAGACCTAAGACTGTTCCTGCTTCAGCTTCGCTTATTCCGTGATTTCTTATATAAAAAGACGGGACCCAGGCACTAATAGAATAAGTTACAAAGGCTATTGACCCAAAGCCAATGCTAGAAGCTATCAATGCTTTACTCTTAAAGATGATTTGATAGACACCTAAATCTCTATGTTTCATTCCTTGAATCCAACAACTTAATAAATATAGACCAATCCCAAAAGCAATCCATTGAACTCTATCGCCAGTGAAAATAATAAGAGCAAACATGCTATAAAAGATTGTTAATCCTATAAATAGATTAACTAAAATTTCTTTTATTAAGTTAGGGGATGCTAAAAGACCAAAAGGAGTAATGCCAATAAACTCTTTTAGCATCTCACGAAAAGGAGAGAGCGATTCAGGAGAGCTTATATTTTCACTTAGACCTCTAGGCGGCTCTTTTATCTGCCAGGTAAAAAAGGCAAGAATAATACCTGGTATACCAACAGCCATGAAAGCAACTTGCCATCCTCTTAACCCAAAAGGAGCTAAAGAAATATCAGGAAAAGCATTATTCCATAAATCTACAATCCAGCCGCCTAGAAAGATTCCTATTCCAGCACCTATATATAGACCGCTAGCATAAATAGCCAACACAGTGCTCCTTACTTTTGGAGAGAAATAATCAGATAACATTGAATATGTAGCTGGGCTAGCACTTGATTCCCCTATACCTACTCCAAATCTAAATATAGCTAAAGAGGTAAAAGATCTTGCCGTTCCAGAAAGTGCAGTCATCAAACTCCAAGTTCCTAGACCAAGACTGATTATTTTTCTTCTAGACCAAACATCAGATAATTTTCCAAGAGGGATTCCAAAAACTGAGTAAAAGATTGCAAAGGCCGTACCAAAAAGAAAACCAATATCACTATCTGAAATATTAAGATCCATTTTAATATCTTCAGCAAGGACAGATAAGATTTGTCTGTCTATGAAATTAAAAACATAAACCAACACTAAAAGTATTAAAGTAATTTTTGCTTGTCTACCTCCGACCAAGCTTTCTTTGTCTAACATAGTCGAAAATTACTTACTTACTTTTGCTGTAGCAGTACCTGAGATTACTGTGACTCCTTCTTGATTGGTTGTTACTATTTCTAAGTCAATTAAATTTATCCCATTTTCTTCTCGAATAGCAGTTATTTTTGCCTCACTCTCTAAAGTATCTCCAGGCCAAACTTGGTTAGTAAACCTTACTCCATATTTAGTAAGAGTTCCATCACCTACATAATTTGTAATCATCTTCCCCGTCATCCCCATAGTTAGCATGCCGTGGGCAAAGACACTAGGGTAACCAGCAACTTGAGTGGTGAATATTTCATCAGTGTGCAAAGGATTATAGTCTCCTGAGGCACCTGCATATTGGACTATTTGAGTTCTTTTTAAATCTTCTACCAGAGTTTCTTTGTAAGAATCTCCAATTTTTATTTCATTTAATTTAAGCATAAGTATTTTTTAACTCCCCACTGGTTTCTCAGTTTGTACACCTATCCCTCTTGCAGTTATCACAAGCTCTCCATCTTGATTTCTGTATTCTGTAATGCCTTCACTAAATTTTAGTTTTCCTGCTCTTTTACTATCTTTTTCCCAGCTTTCTCCAGGTTTGATAGAAGCCGTAAGTATGTCTCCTGCAAGGACAGGTTTATGATATTCAAAATGCTGCTCTGCATGTAATCCCATTGCTACTCCTCCATCTTCTTTCTTGTCATCTTTAGGCTCTTTTTTTGGTTTAAGGCCTGTGGCCTCTTTTCCAGATCCAAACCATTCTTCACCTATTTTTGGACGTAATCCATACTCAGGATCAAATTGTGCACTAGCCTGTGGAAAAGTAGGAGGTGGTATGATGCCTTTACAATCTGTATTTTTTGCGTACTCTTCATCGTAATAAATTGGATTTGGGTCACCTACTGATCTTGCAAACATCATGATATGACTTGCTTCTATTAAAAATTTACCTATGGCCATCTTTTCTCCTATTTAAAGTGTTTTTCAATTAATTCCCACCCAGCATCAGCTAATCCTCTTGCACCACTCGCTCTTTCTGCTGCTTGTTTACTCGCTGCCGTTCCATCTCTTACTCTTCCCATTATTCCCTGTAGAATACCTGCAAGTTTAAAAAGATTATATGCAGTATATAGATTCCACTCCTCTGATAAGTCTATTCCCATCTTTTCGCTATACATCTTTACATAATCTTGAATAGCTGGGATTCCTTTTTCTTTACAATATTTTGAGTCAGCTAACTTATCATTTAAAGTAAATTGAAGGCAGTGATAATTAAAATCAGCACAAGGGTCTCCTAAAGTTGAAAGTTCCCAATCAAGTATAGCGATCACATTAGGATCAGTTTTTCCTACCATAACATTGCTTATACTGTAGTCTCCATGGACAATACTAGTCTGTTTCTCAACTGGAAGGTGATCGGGAAGCCATTTAATTAAATTATTCATAGATTCAATATTTTCTGTCTCGGAATCAATATATTGTTTAGACCATCTGGATACCTGTCTTCCAACATAATTTCCTGGCTTACCAAAATTTTCTAGACCTACTTCTTTTGGAATTACTTTATGAAGTAAAACTAATGATTCATTCATTGATCGATAGACCTCAAACGCTTCATCTGAGTTTGAATCTTCCATTGCTGGATCCCATAAAACTCTTCCATCTTTAAATTCCATGATATAAAAGGAAGTTCCAATAATATTCTCATCTTCACAAAGGAAATAACTTTTAGGTACAGGCACTTCTGTTTTATTTAAGGCAGATATAACTTTGTATTCTCGATCTACTGCGTGAGCTGATTTCAGTAAAGTTCCAGGAGGTTTTCTTCTCAAAACATAAGATTTATCTTGTGAGGTAATTTTATAAGTAGGATTAGATTGCCCTCCTTTAAATTCTTCTAAAAATATAGGCCCTTTGAATCCATCAATATTTTCTTTCATACAACCTTCTATGGCACTTACATCTATTTTATGCTTTTCTAAAACTTCCATAGTTCCGGTTTGTTGGTCTTGGTCTTTAGATAACATAATTATTTACGATTTATTTTTTCCATATAACAGTGCGTTTAGGCAATGTTATATTGATTGTTTACCAAAAAAAACCCTTTTAGGCAAAACCAATTTTTTTTGATACTATAAAACTATATATTTTATAGAAATTCTTGGGGAGAAAGTCATATGTATTTAAAATCTTTTGTGCGCTTACCTTTGGTGCTTGTTTTAATAACCACTGGTATAAGTTTTACAAGCGTGTCTTTTGGAGCGGAAGAAGACGATGTAGAGGAAATAATGGTTACAAGCAGAAGGATTTCTGAGAATTTGCAAGAAGTGCCAGTGGCAGTGACTGCATTCAATGAAACAGCTCTAGAAAGAATGCAAGTAACCACTATTAGAGATCTAGATACCATGGTACCTAATCTATTTATAGGAATGAATACGGCTGGGCCAAGTGCTGGTGCTATTTTTATGAGAGGCCAGGGTTATGGAGGTATTGAAAAAACGCAAACTTCACCGGTTGGAGTTGCTATAGATGGTGTTTTTATGGGTTCAACTACAGGAATGTTGTTAGATACCTTTGATGTTCAGCAAATTGAAGTTAATAGAGGTCCTCAAGGAGTTCTGTTTGGAAAGAATACTTCAGCTGGAACAATCCAACTAAGAAGAACTGATCCTACGGGAGTTCTTGGTACTAAGGTATCTGTGAAAGTTGGAGATTATGGTAATAAAGTTTATAGAGCTATTCAAAATCTTCCTGGTGATACTGTGAAAGTAAAATTAGGTCTTACTTCTAAAAAAATGGATGGCTATTGGACAAATACCTTTAAAGGAGAAGATACTGGCGCAATTGATTATGAAGCTAAATTACTTCAAGTTCTTTGGGAGCCGACGGATACTTTTAGTGCTCACTTGAGATATGACTCAATTAGAGATAATTCAGATATACCTCCTCAAGACCCTAGGTCTGATGGACCTGATCCATTTGAAAATAGAGCTGATACCGACGAGTTTGTTCAGTATATGGTAGATAACACTTCATTAACTTTAGAATGGGATACCAGTTATGGTTCTTTAACTTACATAGTAGCTAATTCAAATAGTTATGACAGAGTTAAGCAAGATTTTGATGGCATGTCTTTTACTGATGCAAGCATTGGTTTCGCTCAGTTACATACCGATAGAAGGCAGAATTTTGATGTATTTACTCAAGAACTTCGTTTATCTGGAGAGAGTGGACCTTTATCCTATCAAATAGGGGCTTATTTGTATGAAGATGAAATTGATTTCTGGCAGTCTTCAAATAATTTCTTAAATTTCCCAGTTGATGCTACTTCTAGT belongs to SAR86 cluster bacterium and includes:
- a CDS encoding GatB/YqeY domain-containing protein, which produces MENNSIILQIEENIKIAMKNGQKNRLSTLRMLKSEMNLLKIEQKSELSIDQSLSVIQRMIKQRKESAVQFSNAGREELSNKELEEIETLKEYMPKQLNDDELKLEILDTIESTSSKSLKDMGKVMGILKENLHGKADMSKVSNLVKESLS
- a CDS encoding riboflavin synthase subunit alpha, producing MFSGIIQEIGKVKEFAEEISGFKLGLEVKSQFLSRLTKGDSISVNGTCLTVVNLSYRTVYFDVIHETLRATNLKDLEMGSLVNLERSLKYGGEIGGHLLSGHIYGVSFASILNSGNEIELVIEKPAELSKYIFNKGYIAINGASLTIAKNGKDSLSIFLIPETINSTNLGKNKEPFLVNIEVDSQTVAIVDTTERINREKRIVE
- the rpsU gene encoding 30S ribosomal protein S21 gives rise to the protein MPSIKIRDKEAFDIGLRKFKRAVEKAGIVTEIKKREFYEKPTSVRKRKAAAAVKREQKVQRKNRLNRPPRY
- the pyrE gene encoding orotate phosphoribosyltransferase — protein: MSEFSNSNKFFSLSLELGALIFGDFKLKSGLNSPYFFNMSALFGGGAIYELADLYSNLILEKEIDFDIIFGPAYKGIPLASAISSILYNKTKKRIPICFDRKELKDHGEGGNFIGAELDGRVLIVDDVLTVGTALRSSVKKTLDSGGMIEAAIIGLDREEIITDLPVKKTLIRDLGFPIYSIAKVSDLLRFLEEDKQYSEQAALLKSSLKI
- the tsaD gene encoding tRNA (adenosine(37)-N6)-threonylcarbamoyltransferase complex transferase subunit TsaD — protein: MKILGIETSCDETGVAIYDSSVNSIIAEEIYSQTKLHAKFGGVVPELASRDHVLKLLPLIKATLSSSEVNYNSINGIAYTSGPGLKGPLIVGASIAKALSLGWGIPSIGIHHMEAHLLINLLEENPPSFPFITLLISGGHCLLIRSDEVGHYKIIGQTLDDAVGEAFDKVARLLNLPYPGGPNIEKLARLGKPNFIKLPRPMTSKRSLDFSFSGLKTAVLYNLRNKKNISESYRANISASFQEAVADTLLIKCKWALEDENLKQLVIGGGVASNIYIRRRLVNGLQGHDIFFPQSDRCTDNGAMVAYAGYHKLLEGIIEPNKLIVNPRWSLEEI
- a CDS encoding amidohydrolase → MKKYFLLIIFFALLSCSEDHDSRQGDFEVFKSTYVPEKNVDFIIKGARILTGTGKEILDGFIWVSENKIKDIGETNDMPEGIRVISGEGKWVTPGIIDIHSHMGVYPSPSLKGNSDGNEATNPVTSHVWAEHSVWTQDPQMPLALKGGITTFHVLPGSANLFGGRGVTLKNVWSTTVQGMKFPGAPYTLKMACGENPKRVYGRRKGTEPSTRMGNVAGYRNAWIDAVNYSDKTNLKRDLKLDTLAGVLNGEILVQNHCYRAEEMAIMLDISKEFGYKVTAFHHAIEAYKVANLLSENDVCAAMWADWWGFKNEAFDMVWENVAIVDQANEGKGCAIVHSDSAIGIQRLNQEAAKAMAAGRRAGLDIPRSRAIQWITRNPAKALGILDRVGTIEKGKMADLVLWDSDPFSVYSKTERVFIDGIQRYFISDSLTPKSTDFELGIIQPDKNRL
- the rpoZ gene encoding DNA-directed RNA polymerase subunit omega — its product is MARITVEDCLDKVNTRYELILLAAKRARQLTSGRRRSTLETDGDKATVTALREIEAGLVSPQNINELKVDIADLEEEFTQQLSEKPSIDIK
- a CDS encoding amidohydrolase family protein; translated protein: MILKIFINILLYLIISCSLQASEFLIKNAKIHTTSLGFIEGADLHIKEGKIINISKNIIVSGIDKIDAEGNFLTPGFLAPLTQIGLVEIELEPNTRDDSSKYYSSGLGISKAYNPSSSLIPYNLRGGITTSLSSPSFGKNLFSGLISAFSLTSSLEKSLIKRDIGLIARIGGGEDSRAANILMLEDSFLQAKKYILSGKLEEHFKPDKISFSTRDIKSISRVLSREIPLIVHANRASDILALIDLSKEFEINLIIAGAKEGWRVAESLMKAKVPVIIQPIDNLPSSFDEIAASLDNAAKLHEAGVKILISSHETHNAYLSRQGAGIAVSYGLPWHVAIDALSKNIAESFSLNSIGSIEIGKTADFIIWSEDPLEVTAFAERIFISGNEMPVMTRSLRLRDRYLKE
- the folB gene encoding dihydroneopterin aldolase, with the protein product MDIIRIEELEIEAVIGIFDWEREVRQLISIDMEMHYDCSKPGSSDDISDALDYKAVSKMIISLTKETKSKLIEHLAEKISSRILEEFPVSSLKLTLKKPGALRGSKAVGLTIYRSK
- the gmk gene encoding guanylate kinase, whose product is MSKLFVIAAPSGTGKTSLIKALLAQEINNLKLGISFTTRKKRLNEREGKDYFFIEKKKFTTMLEKALFLEHAEVYENLYGTSKEWVDSQMNLGKDLILELDYQGALQVKNIYKNAVLVFILPPSFYALKKRLKDRDLDSNESIEKRLSEAKKEINYSHNFDHIIVNDNFKESLEDLIDIISLKNIQKKERMLSAKKTLKLLMEDS